Proteins encoded in a region of the Inquilinus sp. KBS0705 genome:
- a CDS encoding 1-aminocyclopropane-1-carboxylate deaminase/D-cysteine desulfhydrase, translated as MHIDIFSPVQQITNKLFADKGLKFFIKRDDLIHPIISGNKWRKLKYTLLQAQSLGKTHLITFGGAYSNHLLATAAAAAQFGFKTTGIVRGEEVQNDTLFLCRLHGMQLLFTDRDSYRDKPALFKQFSADDTKAFFIDEGGSSPEGAKGCSELVEELPQVYDHIFCASGTGTTAAGIINGITAQQLSTHFNAVPVFKNGEFIRAEIDRYLTAPANYSLHTQYHFGGYGKTTPELIQFIKTFVADTGILIEPIYTGKMLYAIYHLAAKGHFAPGSTILAIHSGGIWGLLGMKEKFL; from the coding sequence CTGCATATAGATATCTTCAGCCCCGTACAGCAAATAACCAACAAACTATTTGCTGATAAGGGGCTGAAGTTTTTTATAAAGCGCGACGACCTGATACACCCCATTATATCGGGCAATAAATGGCGCAAGCTTAAATACACTTTACTACAGGCACAAAGTCTGGGCAAAACCCACCTAATTACTTTTGGCGGGGCATACTCTAACCATTTACTGGCTACCGCAGCCGCTGCCGCGCAGTTTGGCTTTAAAACTACCGGTATTGTGCGTGGCGAAGAGGTGCAAAACGACACCTTATTTTTATGCCGCCTGCATGGCATGCAATTGCTATTTACCGACAGGGACAGCTACCGCGATAAACCCGCATTGTTTAAGCAGTTTTCTGCCGATGACACAAAAGCTTTTTTTATTGACGAAGGCGGATCATCGCCCGAGGGTGCCAAAGGTTGCAGCGAATTGGTAGAGGAACTGCCCCAGGTGTATGACCATATTTTTTGCGCATCGGGCACTGGTACTACCGCGGCCGGCATTATTAACGGAATAACTGCCCAACAGCTAAGCACACATTTTAACGCTGTACCTGTATTTAAAAACGGCGAATTTATAAGGGCCGAAATAGACCGCTATTTAACCGCCCCGGCCAATTACAGCCTGCACACCCAATACCACTTTGGCGGTTATGGCAAAACCACGCCCGAATTGATCCAATTCATCAAAACCTTTGTAGCCGACACGGGCATACTGATAGAACCTATATACACCGGCAAAATGCTTTATGCCATTTACCACCTGGCCGCCAAGGGCCACTTTGCCCCCGGCAGCACCATACTGGCCATACACAGCGGCGGTATTTGGGGGTTGTTAGGGATGAAAGAGAAGTTTCTGTAG
- a CDS encoding IS1595 family transposase, with protein sequence MQMNVSEVFTKFSSQGTCIQHLEELRWQGEPQCPYCNSKQSSHRKDTYRHQCNNCNSSYSVSVGTIFEDTKLPLFKWFLAISLMLNAKKGLSTLQLGRDIGVNRKTAWYLQMRIRKAMQEGDDSDLFKGIVEVDETYIGGAQRNHSKQRR encoded by the coding sequence ATGCAAATGAATGTAAGCGAAGTATTTACAAAGTTTTCAAGTCAGGGAACTTGTATTCAGCATTTGGAGGAACTACGATGGCAGGGAGAGCCTCAATGTCCTTATTGTAATAGTAAACAGAGCAGTCATCGAAAAGACACCTACCGCCATCAATGCAATAATTGTAATAGCAGTTATAGTGTTTCAGTAGGGACAATTTTTGAAGATACGAAGCTGCCTTTGTTTAAATGGTTCTTAGCTATCAGCCTAATGTTGAATGCTAAGAAAGGATTATCGACATTACAATTAGGCAGAGATATCGGGGTTAACCGCAAAACTGCCTGGTATCTGCAAATGCGTATAAGGAAAGCTATGCAAGAGGGTGATGATAGTGATCTTTTTAAGGGAATCGTAGAGGTAGACGAAACTTATATAGGTGGTGCCCAGCGAAATCATTCTAAGCAAAGGCGGTAG